DNA sequence from the Leopardus geoffroyi isolate Oge1 chromosome A3, O.geoffroyi_Oge1_pat1.0, whole genome shotgun sequence genome:
ctgcctcccccaccatctCCAAGCACAGACCCTGAAGGTTgtagcagaggaggaaaaaaacaaacaaacagctgtAACACCCCCACCCAACCACCATAGAAGCCAAAAATAACAGCAGCCCCCCCAACACACAAGCCCCCACACCAGGAAAGCAAATATAATATCATatacaccaaaaataaagaaaaaatcaaaagccaACTACTGCCCCCAAAAGGCTTTTAaccattctccaaaaaaaaaaaaaaagtttattaaaagtGTTCTTAATGCTTGAAACGGAAAAGATTCCCAAATATACAGACTCCTCTTTTCTCAtagaaatagattattttttataatacaaaaaaaaaaaaaaaaaaaagaccaaaaaacaacaacaacaacacaacatcAACAACCCCGTAGGAACATCTTTAAGCGATTACTCAGGGCCCGGCTGACAGTTACACGTGGGTTGCGTCAGTCCCGTGTACACACGCGTTCAGCCATGTTTAAACCGATTGCATCAACTTCGAAACCGGCCCGCCCGCCGGCGcctggagaggaggcagagggagaggcagagagtttATCATTCATCTGTACACAtagacatttcttctttaaataacaCCACGGGCGGGCGCCCCATCTGCATGTGCGGTTGGTttggacaaaaatatatatatataataaaatattaaaattaccgACGAGCTCCCCGCGCTGCCAAGTGCCCCAGTGCCAAAGTTTTGCCGGCGCCaccaggggcgggggcgggagcgcGGGCGCTTCCCGGAGTCTCGGCGGCCGCGGCGCGCCCAGCAGCGCGGAGGCCGGCCGGCAGGGGGCCGCGCGCGGGGGCCGCGCTAGCAGTGGCCGGAGGAGGCGAGCAGAGGCTCGGGCAGCTGCTTGAACAAGTTCCGCAGAGTGCTGAGCTCGCGCGACAGCTGTTCCACCTTCTTCTGAAGCCGCTCGTTCTCGGCCGTGAGCTCCAGGACCTTGTGCTGCGTCTCCAGGTTGCGCATCTTGGCCTTGTCGCGGCTCTTGCGCACCGCGATGTTGTTGCGCTCGCGCCGGATCTTGTACTCGTCGCTGTGCTTGTCCACGGTCTTCTTGGCCTTGCTCTTGACCTGCGAGGGCGCCGGCGCCGCCCCCGCATAGCAGGCGGCCGGGGGCGCCTTGGCGTCGGCGGGGCTCGGCGTGCCGGGCGGGCTGGACGAAGAGGACGTGGACAGGCTCCCGCTGCTGCCGCTCGGCACCGCCTGGTAGCCGAGGTAGGCGCGCAGCGCGTACGGGAAGCCAGCCGCCATGCCTGAGGTACCGCCGCCCGGCGCTCCGGCCTCCTCCTTCCGCTTGCAGTCCGCGGGCTCGAAGCCCGGCTCCGCCTTGAGCTCGGCGGGctgcggtggcggcggcgggggcggcgggtgCAGGGGCGCGAAGCAGCCGGGGTGCAGCGCGCCCTTGGcggcccccaggcgccccaggctcaCGTAGCCGTACTCGGACGCCTTCTTGCAGTTCTTGCCCCCGTAGTCGTCGGAGAAGAGGTCGGAGAGGAAGTCGTGGTGCTGCCCGGAGGAGGCGGGCGCGGGGGCGGGCGCGGGCGGAGCCGCCTCGAAGGTGTCCGTGGCTGTGGCCGGCGCCGGGGCCTGCGGCGCGCCCAGCGGCTCCAGGTACGGACTGAAGTCGATGGCGCGCTCGTGGTCGCCGATGCTACCCAGCTCGCCGGCGGGGGGGCGCGGCCCGGGTCTGGCCGCGGGGGGCGCCGCGGGGGCCGCCTTGCCGCCGTACGCAGCAGCCAAGCAGTCCGCCTCGTAGTAGAAGTTGGCCACTTCCATGGATTTAAAGGCAGGCGGCGGCGGCAGGGGCAGACATGCTGGGTCCCAGGCCACCAGGCGTTGCATGAACGCGGGTGCccggggagggggcctggggctgcccgCTCCGGCCGGCCCGCAGGTGGCGCGGCCTCCCGGCTCCGAACTGTCGCCGCTGtgtcgctgctgctgctgctgctgccgccgccgccgccggggtgGCCGCTACTAGTGCGGGGGCTGGCAGCTGGACCCTCGCGTGGGTCCTGTTCCCGGTCCCGTGCGCGGCTCTGACTCGCTAAAGTTTCTCCTGAGCCCGGTTATTTATAAGGCGGCCCATGGCAACGGCTGCGTCACGCTGGCAGCCGCCCCGgcccctcccgccgccgccggGACGCGGTGTAGCTGCCCGAGACCCCCGGGAGGGCGCCGGCGGGGCACGACGGCCAGACCCAAGACCAGGAGTGCGCCCTCCGGGGTCCACCGGATCGGTGGGGGGCGGCCTTacgccccctgcccacccccacccggagGCCCCGGGATTGGGAGCGAGAAGGGGAGGCGCGACCCCGCCCCCGGACCGCCCCCTCCGGGCTGGAGGCTGTACTGgaagcagggcggggggggggggggggatccggGGAGGGGGCAACGCGCTCGCCTTCCCCCACCCAAAACACGGCCGCCGCCCGCCCCCTGCTGGAAGAGGCGGTGGCTTCAGGATCCGCGGCGCCCAGCCGGAGCGCCTCAGAGGGGGCGCTCCCCAGGCCGGATCCTGGAGACCCCAGCCCCCGCCTCTGGCTCCTGAAGAGGTGACCCATCTCCACCTCGGGTGCGGCCCCGCCCTAAACTTGCCCCCATCCGTGGCTCTTGGAAGGAGGGGATTCCACGCTGGTGGAGACAACCCTCCTAAAGGCACCTCCAATACAAGGACCCTGGTCGGGGGAATGAGGGTCAGTTCTGCAGCGCACTCCACTGGGGCCTCTGCCGCGGTGGCCGCGCCCCTCCCCTAGCCCCGCCCACTGGACCTGCCGCCCCGTTAGAAGGCACCTGGGTCTTCTCTGGCCCCacctgagcctgacgtgggcccaGGGAagtggaagggggcaggggtgctAGGCGCTAACACACttacgtgaccttgggcaagtcacttcacttcaAGCTCCATCCATGAAGGTGTCGTTgcagttattattattagttgTATCGCTGTCTCCACCAGTCTCCCAAACATAAGGCTTACTTTTGAAGTCCACTCTGAGAGGCGCATTAGAAATAATGCGCCGCCCCCCTCCCAGGGTGCAAAGAAGGCAGAGGGGCCGGCATAGGacacccaaggtcacatggcctcATGTCCCCCACTAGTCTCAAAAGCTTTTGTCAGGGTGCCCTAAGACCTATTTGCCAACCTGAGGCCAAAAAACATATTTctgaggctgggggaggcggTTGGGGACGGAGGAGGTGTCAGGCCAAACCCCACGGGGAgccacagagagggaagggacttCCCCTATTGTCACCAAGTCCCTACTTTGTATTGAGGGTGGGCCTGGACCCGGGGTTCATTTTTCTCGCCCTGGCATGAGGACGCTTTTGCTACTCCTGGtacacagatgggaaaacaggcGATGGCCCATCCTGGATTTGAACAGTGGGCGGAGTGGGCTCAAGGGGCCCCTTGCCCTCTCCAGCCCCATTCCTAGGCCACTTGGGCGGCTCCTTGGGCTTACCCCTCTGCCACTCCTGGCCCAGGCCGCTCAGGCCACAGCTCCCAGCTTGCCTGGGGATAACCCCCGGCCCActgaccccagccctggccctggcGGGGAAGGCAGGCGTTGCTCAACCTTCAGTGTTATCTGCTGAGCTGGGGTGACCTCCGCCCCAGAGAGCTGCAGAAATGACATCTCCAAGTGCCcttgggggatggggggcagggaagaaCAGGATGAAACACTGACCGGGCCTGCTGGCTTTCTGGGCCTTCCCAGCAGCCTCCGGGCCAGGGAGGGATCGAGGCCCCAGGGCCACTCAGTCAGGCCTTCCAAGATGCAAAGTGGGACGCTCACACCACCTCCAAGAGGCCCTCCTGGCCATGCCTCCTAGTGAATTGCCTTCCCAGCCTATCACCAGCTACCATTAATTACCCTCGGTGTCTAGTCCACCTcagtctcccctctccccagaagACTGCCCACTCCATGAGGGCTGGCCCTTGAATACTGGAACTCCTGAGCCCAGCATGATCAAAACCTACCAGTGGTGAATGCATTTGCCATTCGCACTGGACCAAGAACACTGTTCTCCTAGCTCTGCCCAAGTCAATTCCTCAGGGCTCAGCCCAAAGGTTACCTCCAAGAAGTCCTCCCTAACCTCCCCATCAAAAGTCCCAAGCCCCCAGTCACTTCTTTTGCATCCCCCATATTCTCATTATAGTCAAAATGATCTCTTCTATGCAGCTGGGTTTCtgtccccactgccccctccccattgTCATCCCAACCAGGGTAGAGAATTGTGTTTCATTCACTGCTGGgccctcagtgcctagaacagtgcctgacacacagaagaTGCTCAATGAATGGAGGAAGCTGAGAAAGTGAGGTCACCCATTAGCTAGGCTATGTAACCTTAGGCAAGATggcttccctctctgagcctcagctcatCTCTGAGCCCACCTAGTTGCAGTGAgacctggggggggagggggggtctgaAGCTAATTAGAGGATTTCCTATGTGTCTTTGAGCCAACTTTGCACTCTCTCTGGACCGCATTTATAGCTCTCTGCATgtaataactcatttaatcctgttGATAATTTGTAGGAAGCAGATCCTTTTATTATCATCTTCagtttgcaaatgaggaaactgaggccagggtCACATCTAAGGGGTGGGAAGGACTAAAGTCTTTCCAGGCTCACCTTCCCCCTTGGGTTCGTCATAAATCGTGACAGGTCTGGTGATGTGAACGCCACTTTCcgaatgggaaaactgagacccagagaagggtGCCTTTTGCTTCCTGTGCTTCCCTGCCCCAGATTCCCCACTCCCGTCTGACGGTGAAACGAGTGGCAGTGTCCATCCCAGAGCCACTTCAGGTGTGTGCATGGAGGCTGCATGCTCGGGTGACGTGAGTCCTTGTTTTTACAAGCCTCGTTGCTCAACAGGCCCTGCTGGCTGCTGCAGGGACTCTCAGCCTTCCCTCCAAGGAAGGGCTGATGGGCACAGAGCACACACAGTGGCACTGTGGCAGGGAGAGCCCAGGAGCCAGGTTCCGGCCAACGCCACCCACACTACCCTTTCTCCAGTTTACCGGCCCACCTAGATGTTTGCAGAaacctggggtggggaagggtctCAAACTGGCAGCAAAGAGCCAAAGGCAACCCACAGATGCGTTCAGTTTGACCCCCTGGCGTTCTGGCTtcgtttgtttgcttcttttaatGTCTCtattgccaacatttaaaaaccagGAGACCTCACATCAAAATTCCaatttccagcttctcttttaAAACCAGAATCTGTGGGCTGGGCCTGTGTGTGGCTGGAAGTGTTGGGCAGGAGCCAGGCGGGGGCCGTGGAGGAACAGGATCTTTCCTCCCCGGATAcacaccctcctctgcccccaaacTGCTTTCGAAatcccttcccccagcctgcAGCTTTTCCTCAGCCCCATTTTCAGGAGGAGAAAACCGAGGCAACTCGCCCAAAGGGAGTCCCAGGCTCGCCCCTTTGAGGGAGCATGGAGGCAAGTGTGTGCAGAGGGTAGAGATCAGCCAGCCGGCAGAAACATAAGGCTGAAAGATGGTCCCTGGAGCCAGTCTCTGGTGGATCTGGAgtgggggcctggggtgggggtggggggctcaggtTCCTGTTCTGTGCCCTCCTGGCCATGACACGGGTGTGTCCTCTCAGCCCCAGTCCCAGGCCTGCACGATGGGGTAATAATATCCCCCCTGTCCTGGGCGTGCTGAGCCAGCAGCTCCCCCTCCTACTAGCCCACCAGGACACATGCGAGTGCATCAGCCCTCGCCCGGCCCCCCAGAGGGCCTGACCCTGGTAAGCCACGGAAACTTCACACGCAGTGATCCCCACCCACACCACAGTGAACTGGTAAAACAGCCAAACTTAAAAGCCAGATTCCGGATTCCAGTGTCTGAGATTTTCTCCACTATGCCTCCTTTTGGAAGCTTCACTTTCCCCATCTCCCAAACGGGACCCAAATTAGATCCCTGAAGACTTCAAAGCCAGATATCCTGGGATCCAGAGTTTTTGGAGTCCCAGGAGGCGCTCAGGCCCGGCCCGTGAAACTTGCCTGTGCACATGCTGCCACCATGTGGCAGGCTCTGGGAATGCAGGAGTGGTTTATGTGAACCCTCTTGTTTTGGGATCCAGAAGTGGGCACTACGGATATGATAGGTACTCACAGGACACGGGAAGGCtagtgaaaagaataaaaatgtcctACGAACCAATGTCTACCAACAAAAGGTGCTCACTTTCACTTGATTTTCATCCAAACAATTTTTGGCACCGACTGTGGTTCAGGCCCTAGAAACATTCATGAACAAGACAGAGTGATTCCTGTTTTCATGGAGTTAACATTCCCCTTGGAAGATAACAAGATAAATGAGTAAAGCATACAGTGTGCTAGATCCTGGCAAGCACCCTGGAGAAAAATACAACAGAGGAGGGGAATGAGGAGAGCTGGGGAGTttggattttaacttttttttttaattttagatttttttaaatatttatttattttgaagggggggaggggcagagggggagagagtcccaagcagcctccatgctgtcagtgcagagcccaacacagtgcttgatctcaccaaccacaagatcatggcccaaactgaaatcaagaggtggacgctcacctgagtgagccaccccagagccccTGGATTTTCACTGTAGGTACGCTGAGAGGACACCCGATCAAAAACACGAATGCAGATAGCTGTGGAGACACTGGACCAGGCAAGGGGAACAGTAAGGCGTATGTTACCGTAGGAGCACGCCTGGCCCACGGGGTCGCCGTGGGTAGAGCAGATGGACAATAGCAGGAAATTACCTCGGAAACAGTGGGGACCATTTCACGCAGGGTTTTATGGGGCACTGAATAGACGCTGGCTTTTACTCCGGGTCAGCGGGAGCCATGTAGAGTtctgagcagaagagggacaggaCCTGACTTTGGGTCTAACGGAATCCCTCTGGCTGCAAGCGGGGGTGGACAGTGTTAGCAGTGAAGGCAGAAGCGGGGAGCCCAGTGAGAAGCCGGCAGTTGATGGTAGACGCCACCAGGGTGGGGGCTGTGGACGTGGTGAGAAGGGGACAGATTCCGAATCTGTTCTGAGAGTAGAACATtcaggggacatctgggtggatcggtcggttgagcatcgtatttcagctcaggtcatgatctcacggttcgtgagttcaagccccacatcaggctcgctgctgtcagagcagagcctgctttggctcctctgtccccgccccccgtctctcactgctcctcccctactcgcactctctctctctctctctctctcaaaaataaataaacattaaaaacaaatttttaaaaagaaagtagcaCCTTCAGGATTTGCTGATAGATCCAATTATAAAACAGCCACACTCCATATGGACCACTCCATAGCCTTTTAAAGGGATAAAGTGTATGATGCCCACAGCACTGGCaaccaaaagaaagaagtagATAAATCAGACAATGTCCAAACTAGAAGCTTCCATGCAGCCCAGGACAAAATCACGAGAATGGCAAGTCAGCCTaagcaatgggagaaaatatttgcaatattttgCAATATCTGACAGGTGAACATCCAGACTACACAAGGAATGCATTCCAGCCCCAGCAGCCACCTGCaactcaacaacagaaaaacaacccaattaaaagtgGGGAAAGGACTTGAAATAGACATACCTCCAAAGAAGAAACATGAATGGCTAAggagaacatgaaaagatgctcaacatccctcaccaTTAGGAAGATGCAAACCAACACCACAAGAGAACGCCTTGTGGCCAGTTGCACGGCTACTgtcaagaaaaacaggaaataacaggtgttggtgaaggtGTGGAAAAATTGTACTGTTGGCAGGAATTTcaaatggcacagccactgttGGAGAGTATGGTgggttccccaaaaaattaaaaacagagctaccgtatgacccagcactCCCATGTCTAGCACTATTAGGTACgtacccaaaagaagtgaaagcaaggTTCTGATGatatatttgcacacccatgttcataccagcattattcacaatcacCAAAGGGTGGAAACCATCCCGGTATCCATCGATGTGCAAATGGACAAACAAAACGTGGTCTATACGTACAACAATTATTTAGCCTGTAAAGGGCAGgaaagtctggggcgcctgggtggttcagtcggttgagcgtgcaacttcggctcaggtcacgatctcacagttcgtgcgttagagccccgcgtcgggctctgggctgacggctcggagcctggaccctgcttccgattccgggTCTCCTCCTTTCtgtacccctcccatgctcatgctctgtctctcaataataaaaaaaataaatgtaaaaaaaaatttaaagggaaggaaagtctgatatgctacaacatgggtgaaccttgaggacgttatgctaaatgaaataaaccagtcacaaaaggacaaatactgggTGATTCCACTTAGAGAAGGTCCGCAGGGCAGTCAAAGTCCTAGAGATGGAAAGTAGAGTGGTGactgccagggcctggggagagaggggtgagATGTTGTTTAACGGGGTCACAGTTTCAGTCTAAGATGATGAAAAGCTACCGggagcacctgggggctcagttggtcaagcatccgactccgtttcggctcaggtcatgatctcatggcccaaagtcaggctctgcgtggacgatgcagagcctgcttgggattctctgtctcttcctctctctctgcccctcccccgctcgtgctctctctaaataaataaacaaacaaacctaaaaaaaaagaaaaagagtttctggagatggatggtattGATGGCTGTCCCATGATATGAATATACTTAGTGGCcctgaactgtacccttaaaaataattaagatgggaggactgggtgttgtatggaaaccaatctgccaataaatttcacataaaaaataattaaaatgggaaaaaataagacggtaaattttatgttatctgaattttaccacaattttttttttttaaagaaagggacaAGGTAGCCCTTCATATGTCAACACGGAAAGGTGCCCAGGGGCACTCTGAGGTGGAAAGAGGATGTGCATGCAGGGCAGGATCCCGGTAGGGTTGTGTTTGTCTTGAAAACATTTGCCACTagctaaaactttttttaattacacatagTGTAGATGGTGTGGGAAAACAAACcttcttacatatttttagtGGCTGTGCAAAGTGGTAGAACCTCTCGTTGTAATTTGGTCCAGAAATGTCCTTGGGCCCAGAAATGCTGGGCATTTACACCTGCACGGAGAAGGACAGACATGGGAACAGCAAGCCCTTGCGAGACAGCGTCAATGGCCACCATTACCAGGAAATGCTATGCAGCTGCTAAAAAGGATGagg
Encoded proteins:
- the CEBPB gene encoding CCAAT/enhancer-binding protein beta, whose product is MQRLVAWDPACLPLPPPPAFKSMEVANFYYEADCLAAAYGGKAAPAAPPAARPGPRPPAGELGSIGDHERAIDFSPYLEPLGAPQAPAPATATDTFEAAPPAPAPAPASSGQHHDFLSDLFSDDYGGKNCKKASEYGYVSLGRLGAAKGALHPGCFAPLHPPPPPPPPQPAELKAEPGFEPADCKRKEEAGAPGGGTSGMAAGFPYALRAYLGYQAVPSGSSGSLSTSSSSSPPGTPSPADAKAPPAACYAGAAPAPSQVKSKAKKTVDKHSDEYKIRRERNNIAVRKSRDKAKMRNLETQHKVLELTAENERLQKKVEQLSRELSTLRNLFKQLPEPLLASSGHC